A single region of the Mesotoga sp. Brook.08.105.5.1 genome encodes:
- a CDS encoding DNA polymerase III subunit alpha: protein MKTAFLVTKYELFGSVLELGETIAELKKNGYERCVIVDSSLSSFVKWHTALSRAGIVTVPGLHKGNDYWIARSEKGFRELMKSEIIESDDLVHVLGKPRNLDPSSKNPIWECRYLDQNSERFRTYTSLGDVLETSDYSLPDERRYLDMEKDLGKLLSELPQEFAIRKLNHVFPVRSKPEDFSALLEKIIGSKKLGASYAIRLERELSVILAKGIQDYFMTVSKIVEIAKTGGCWIGPGRGSAVGSLVSYLLGITRIDPVEEELFFERFLSLKREDPPDIDLDVDDESRQALLRSLKDHFGSDHLCLIRTASTYGFKGAAREIGRKLGIDGQRISRLIEWSKEGQRFPYAFEGDVDMKQLFDMSRSIVGLYSGFSIHAAGLILSDYPISGLIPLDSGGDLPVSLWDMNSLSIMGLQKIDLLGLRNLSLLKKMAKGKEPWHSPTNDARTYEILEKGYTAGVFQLEAPYATKVVRSVKPISLKDLSISIALNRPGPIKSGVTERFLRLSRNPSDLERIKRKVPVLAETGGLLVYQEQVLKIASSLLSLEADDGELLRRALSKKDKEVVNSLFRASPGYSKLTPERREKLLSFLMDFAGYAFNKSHSLSYAMISYWLAYFKANHPEVFYPLILVELPRNSLTRIVAEIRDRGFSLRTEDRSVQSRDYVTVSIPRLLNIDYLKPVPDENSFFTFVRNNRSRCQARDLEKLIKSGYLDRFGPRNELLKRMNDALAGVNPELKSIRSVFGYKEDEQEARESDTDIDRAMMEVEVLGFNLTEIQPPDISRRPTDFELTTALARLRTGIAAFKRVDYLGRSFVTDGRSFVEIAGQAPLQGYVLFKIGRPTEMKERITEVNRVFHGQIDRRFLAAGSDYEKVIIKSKDSQTVVPNAKPSEIDSDEIIWK, encoded by the coding sequence ATGAAGACTGCTTTTCTAGTCACGAAGTACGAGTTATTCGGTTCTGTCCTCGAGCTGGGCGAGACGATTGCTGAGTTGAAAAAAAACGGATATGAAAGATGTGTCATAGTTGACTCTTCATTGTCGTCTTTTGTGAAATGGCATACAGCGCTTTCCCGTGCAGGCATAGTAACTGTACCGGGTTTGCACAAAGGAAATGATTATTGGATTGCCAGAAGCGAAAAAGGGTTCAGAGAACTTATGAAAAGCGAGATTATCGAATCCGACGACTTGGTGCATGTTTTGGGAAAACCTCGCAATCTGGATCCCTCGTCAAAGAACCCAATCTGGGAGTGCCGTTATCTTGATCAAAATAGCGAAAGGTTCAGAACATACACATCCTTGGGGGATGTCCTCGAAACGTCCGACTACTCTTTGCCTGATGAAAGACGCTATCTGGATATGGAGAAAGACCTTGGCAAACTCCTTTCTGAATTGCCTCAGGAGTTTGCTATACGGAAGCTGAATCACGTTTTTCCTGTTAGATCAAAGCCTGAGGATTTCTCCGCGTTGCTCGAGAAAATTATCGGATCAAAGAAACTTGGAGCTAGTTACGCTATAAGACTTGAAAGGGAACTTTCGGTGATTCTGGCAAAGGGAATTCAAGATTATTTCATGACTGTCTCAAAGATCGTTGAGATAGCAAAGACCGGTGGTTGTTGGATTGGCCCTGGAAGGGGATCGGCCGTTGGTTCACTTGTAAGTTATCTGCTTGGAATAACACGTATTGATCCCGTTGAAGAAGAACTCTTTTTTGAAAGGTTCTTGAGTTTGAAGCGCGAAGATCCACCAGATATTGATCTTGACGTTGATGATGAATCGAGGCAAGCACTTCTAAGGAGTTTGAAAGACCACTTTGGAAGCGATCATCTATGCCTCATTAGGACGGCATCTACTTACGGATTCAAGGGGGCGGCTCGGGAAATTGGCAGAAAGCTCGGTATTGATGGTCAAAGAATATCGAGGCTAATCGAGTGGAGCAAAGAAGGGCAAAGATTTCCCTACGCGTTTGAAGGGGACGTTGACATGAAACAGCTCTTTGATATGTCAAGAAGCATTGTAGGTCTGTACTCAGGTTTTTCAATTCATGCAGCGGGCCTAATTCTGTCTGATTACCCTATTTCCGGATTGATTCCACTCGATTCAGGCGGTGATCTTCCTGTCTCTCTATGGGATATGAATTCTCTCAGCATCATGGGTTTGCAGAAGATCGATCTTCTGGGACTCAGGAACCTTTCGCTTCTTAAGAAGATGGCGAAGGGCAAGGAGCCCTGGCATTCCCCTACGAACGATGCTAGAACGTACGAAATACTGGAAAAAGGCTACACTGCCGGCGTGTTTCAGCTCGAGGCCCCGTACGCCACGAAGGTTGTTAGATCAGTCAAACCTATATCGTTGAAAGACTTGTCGATATCGATCGCCCTCAATAGACCTGGACCAATCAAATCGGGAGTCACGGAACGCTTCCTCAGACTATCCAGAAATCCCTCTGATCTGGAAAGAATTAAAAGAAAGGTTCCAGTGCTTGCGGAGACCGGTGGCCTTCTAGTTTATCAGGAACAGGTTCTCAAAATCGCTTCCAGTTTGCTTTCTCTTGAAGCAGACGATGGAGAGCTTTTGAGAAGAGCTCTTTCAAAGAAAGACAAAGAGGTTGTGAATAGCTTGTTCAGAGCTTCACCCGGGTACAGCAAACTCACTCCTGAAAGAAGAGAGAAACTGCTGTCCTTCCTTATGGACTTCGCTGGATATGCATTCAACAAGTCTCACAGTCTAAGTTATGCAATGATCTCTTATTGGTTGGCATACTTCAAAGCGAATCACCCCGAAGTCTTCTATCCGCTTATCTTAGTTGAATTACCCAGAAACTCTCTCACGCGCATTGTTGCTGAGATAAGAGACAGGGGATTTTCATTACGTACAGAAGATAGATCAGTGCAAAGTCGAGATTATGTGACAGTTTCGATTCCCAGGCTGCTAAATATCGACTACTTGAAACCGGTTCCAGACGAGAATTCCTTTTTCACTTTTGTCAGAAACAATAGGTCCCGTTGTCAGGCGAGGGACCTGGAAAAACTAATAAAGAGTGGCTACCTCGATCGCTTCGGTCCAAGAAACGAGTTGTTGAAGAGAATGAATGATGCACTGGCCGGAGTTAATCCAGAACTGAAATCGATTCGTTCGGTGTTCGGGTACAAGGAAGATGAACAAGAAGCAAGGGAGAGCGATACAGATATTGATAGAGCGATGATGGAAGTTGAAGTTCTTGGTTTCAATTTGACGGAGATACAGCCGCCGGACATTTCCCGAAGACCGACTGATTTCGAACTAACAACGGCTCTTGCACGTTTGAGAACGGGAATCGCTGCGTTCAAAAGGGTAGACTACCTCGGCAGAAGCTTTGTAACTGATGGGAGGTCCTTTGTGGAGATAGCCGGGCAAGCGCCTCTTCAGGGCTATGTGCTGTTCAAGATCGGGAGACCAACGGAAATGAAAGAGCGCATTACAGAGGTGAACAGAGTTTTCCACGGTCAAATTGATAGGAGGTTTCTTGCTGCAGGCTCCGATTACGAAAAAGTCATAATCAAATCTAAAGACTCTCAGACAGTGGTCCCCAATGCAAAGCCTTCGGAAATTGACTCAGATGAGATAATCTGGAAGTAG
- a CDS encoding histidine phosphatase family protein — MEIYFVRHGETEWNNSNRWQGRSDIPLSERGRNQAIQTGEFLRKIGLRPAALYASDLKRAKETAEIIGQTLRIKPIVNPVLREADVGLWNGLEISEAFRNHGNLIEHWQKDPWADIAKTESLGEVQRRAVSFLKFVSTAFAGKQVVAVSHALLIRTVICYSMGLPLENHYRLSMHNCSVSSIIVEGGETKVHELNLWRHLEEEQVL, encoded by the coding sequence ATGGAGATCTATTTCGTCAGGCACGGAGAAACTGAGTGGAACAACAGCAATCGCTGGCAGGGAAGATCGGATATTCCACTTTCAGAAAGGGGCAGGAACCAGGCTATACAGACTGGAGAGTTTCTCAGGAAGATTGGTCTAAGACCGGCGGCTCTCTATGCCAGTGACTTGAAGAGAGCAAAAGAGACGGCAGAGATTATTGGTCAAACTCTCAGGATCAAGCCAATCGTCAATCCGGTCCTCCGCGAAGCCGATGTTGGTTTGTGGAATGGCCTCGAAATTAGCGAGGCTTTCAGAAATCACGGCAATCTAATTGAACATTGGCAAAAGGATCCGTGGGCTGACATTGCAAAAACAGAGTCCCTTGGCGAAGTGCAGAGAAGAGCGGTGAGCTTTCTTAAGTTCGTATCAACCGCTTTCGCGGGAAAACAGGTAGTTGCCGTCTCTCATGCTTTGCTAATAAGGACTGTCATCTGCTACTCAATGGGCCTGCCTCTGGAGAACCATTACAGACTCTCAATGCATAACTGTTCAGTGTCTTCGATCATTGTTGAGGGTGGGGAAACAAAGGTTCATGAACTGAATCTCTGGCGTCATCTGGAAGAAGAGCAGGTATTATGA
- a CDS encoding 2-phosphosulfolactate phosphatase, translating into MNLRVNFVPRVLDEQTDIAVVIDVLRATSTITTALHLGAKKVIPVESVEEALECRKRDREVLLGGERGSMKIEGFDLANSPVALCKKMIFGKELVMTTTNGTNAALLSKRAGRLVAASFLNLESINGFLESEGGRIELQCAGSSGRVSLEDVLLAGAIVSGLGMGCTDDGCSLASLLYESAKSDLESFLIENGFHARRLLSLGFGDDISFCARINMYNLLPLWRDGGFVRG; encoded by the coding sequence ATGAATCTGAGAGTGAACTTCGTTCCCCGTGTCCTTGACGAACAAACCGATATCGCAGTTGTAATTGATGTCTTGCGGGCGACCAGTACTATCACGACGGCGCTTCATCTTGGCGCAAAAAAAGTGATTCCTGTGGAATCGGTCGAGGAGGCTTTGGAGTGCAGAAAGCGGGATCGCGAGGTGCTTCTTGGAGGAGAGAGAGGATCGATGAAGATAGAGGGATTCGATCTGGCAAACTCCCCAGTTGCTCTCTGCAAGAAGATGATCTTTGGAAAAGAGTTGGTTATGACGACAACGAATGGGACAAACGCTGCACTCTTGTCGAAACGTGCCGGAAGGCTTGTTGCTGCCTCCTTTTTGAATCTTGAAAGTATAAACGGGTTTCTTGAGAGTGAAGGCGGCAGGATTGAGCTCCAGTGCGCCGGCTCTAGTGGAAGAGTTTCACTTGAGGATGTCTTGCTTGCAGGTGCAATTGTATCCGGATTGGGAATGGGTTGTACCGATGATGGTTGCTCGTTAGCTTCGCTCCTGTATGAATCGGCCAAGAGTGATTTGGAGAGCTTTTTAATTGAGAACGGCTTTCACGCGAGAAGACTTCTCTCTCTAGGGTTTGGTGATGATATAAGCTTTTGTGCTAGAATCAACATGTACAATCTTCTCCCGTTGTGGCGGGACGGTGGGTTCGTACGGGGGTAG
- the aspC gene encoding aspartate aminotransferase produces the protein MVLSRFVSSVTPSATLEFNKKALELARSGEDVVKFTAGEPDFPTPRPIVDAAIKALNEGKTKYTNAAGIDELRKAIALKLQKENNMTYSPEEIVVANGGKQAIYNVLKALLNVGDEVIIISPAWVSYEAQILLCGGVPVIVQADVERDFIPEIGEIESSITDKTKAIMINSPNNPTGAIYPESFLGELADLCIKEDLFVISDEVYEKLVFDASHLSIASMNGMKERSAVINAFSKTYAMTGWRVGYSATSTKLAREISKIQSHLTSNVNTMAQYAALKAFEVDTSSMVEEFRKRRDLVVSRLSEIGLKFSKPAGAFYVFIDIRPFLGQRYVNSNEFALGLLEEQKVGMVPGSAFSCEGFIRMSYSSSVEELKKGIDRFGRFLKAI, from the coding sequence ATGGTTTTGTCGCGCTTTGTCTCTTCTGTAACGCCTTCGGCGACCTTGGAATTCAATAAGAAGGCGTTGGAACTCGCTCGATCAGGAGAGGATGTTGTAAAGTTCACTGCTGGTGAACCGGATTTTCCTACTCCCCGCCCAATTGTCGATGCAGCAATAAAAGCTCTCAATGAGGGAAAAACGAAGTATACGAACGCCGCTGGAATAGATGAGTTGAGAAAGGCGATAGCTCTGAAACTTCAGAAGGAAAACAACATGACTTACTCACCCGAAGAGATTGTTGTTGCGAACGGTGGAAAACAAGCTATCTACAACGTTCTGAAGGCTTTGCTCAACGTTGGCGATGAGGTGATAATCATTTCGCCTGCATGGGTAAGCTATGAGGCGCAGATTCTTCTCTGTGGTGGTGTACCGGTCATAGTGCAGGCTGATGTTGAGAGAGACTTCATTCCTGAGATCGGCGAAATTGAGAGTTCCATTACCGACAAAACGAAAGCGATTATGATAAATTCTCCGAACAACCCGACCGGGGCAATCTATCCAGAGAGTTTCCTAGGGGAACTGGCAGACCTTTGCATAAAGGAAGATCTCTTTGTCATCTCCGATGAAGTGTATGAAAAGCTTGTATTCGATGCTTCTCACTTATCAATAGCCTCGATGAATGGAATGAAGGAACGTTCAGCGGTCATAAACGCTTTCTCCAAGACATACGCAATGACGGGCTGGAGAGTAGGCTATTCCGCCACATCCACTAAGCTGGCAAGAGAGATATCTAAAATCCAGAGCCACCTTACATCAAATGTTAATACTATGGCTCAGTATGCAGCCTTGAAGGCGTTTGAGGTCGATACCTCTTCCATGGTTGAGGAGTTTCGGAAGAGAAGAGATCTGGTTGTATCAAGGCTTTCTGAGATTGGACTCAAATTCAGCAAGCCTGCGGGAGCTTTTTATGTATTTATAGATATCAGACCATTCCTTGGCCAAAGGTATGTGAATTCCAACGAATTTGCTCTTGGGCTTCTCGAGGAGCAGAAAGTGGGGATGGTTCCGGGAAGTGCGTTCAGTTGCGAAGGCTTCATAAGAATGTCTTACTCCAGTTCGGTTGAAGAACTGAAGAAGGGAATTGACAGATTTGGGAGATTTCTCAAGGCGATTTGA
- a CDS encoding YfbR-like 5'-deoxynucleotidase has protein sequence MFQGYVKLLELATNLFTMYRWNNTPTLLRTNEAENAFISAQYSLLMSEMARLSGLDINQEELFQRLVLKELPKCLLSDISVDTKVLIKSLSPDKWNDVFSRTVEEIVQYLPEERHNPFYLSMVNSKDDSVEGKIIQTGDLLSARLEAGLHARSFPDFFSRPLKGLEKRIEIFRDFEPYRLIMDTPWLERYTNALIVLLRAVRWNRLNRNVPTTVAAHSSYVTITAYILSCIEEEKGTAINPVESVKRALLHDIPESMTGDIITPTKKKVPGFDEVIAQVEEQMVTENLLDGMPDELIKELKLRMLDPFESLEGRIVWAADQFAATVECLMEIRSGNTQYAFRDAMNRMLDDLSKSDLESVQLLTQSFKWSLDWTGR, from the coding sequence GTGTTTCAAGGATACGTGAAGCTACTAGAACTCGCAACAAATCTCTTCACAATGTATAGGTGGAACAACACACCCACTCTTCTAAGGACTAACGAAGCAGAGAATGCCTTCATCTCCGCCCAATACAGTTTACTGATGTCAGAGATGGCCAGGCTGAGTGGCCTCGATATCAACCAGGAGGAACTCTTTCAGAGACTGGTTCTGAAGGAACTGCCAAAATGCCTTCTTTCCGACATCTCTGTTGACACCAAGGTTCTGATAAAATCTCTTTCACCAGATAAATGGAACGATGTTTTTTCGAGAACCGTTGAGGAAATCGTTCAATACTTGCCCGAAGAACGGCACAACCCATTCTATCTGTCTATGGTCAATTCAAAAGATGATTCTGTCGAGGGCAAAATAATCCAGACGGGAGATCTCTTGTCTGCCAGACTAGAGGCGGGCCTACATGCAAGGAGTTTCCCGGACTTCTTCAGCCGACCATTGAAAGGGCTCGAGAAACGAATCGAAATCTTCAGAGACTTCGAACCATACCGCCTTATCATGGACACCCCATGGCTTGAACGCTACACTAACGCTTTGATCGTTCTGTTAAGAGCTGTCCGCTGGAATCGGCTGAATAGAAACGTTCCAACCACTGTAGCAGCCCATTCATCCTATGTTACAATAACTGCATACATTCTTTCCTGTATTGAGGAGGAGAAAGGCACTGCAATAAACCCCGTTGAATCTGTAAAACGCGCCCTTCTGCACGACATTCCAGAAAGCATGACCGGTGACATAATCACACCAACAAAGAAGAAAGTCCCTGGATTTGATGAGGTGATCGCTCAAGTTGAAGAGCAGATGGTTACCGAGAACCTGCTGGACGGAATGCCCGATGAACTTATCAAAGAGCTTAAACTCAGAATGCTGGATCCATTTGAATCATTGGAAGGCAGAATTGTGTGGGCAGCCGATCAGTTCGCAGCTACTGTAGAATGTCTCATGGAGATCCGTTCAGGAAACACACAATACGCCTTTAGAGATGCTATGAACAGAATGCTGGACGACCTTTCAAAATCCGATCTAGAAAGTGTCCAGCTTCTAACTCAATCGTTTAAATGGAGCCTGGACTGGACTGGCCGCTAG
- a CDS encoding ACT domain-containing protein encodes MNICKWTNRTYPLFSDDCTVGEILSDRKSAGLTYIISVDSDGRLAGVAKVDDIKDVDPATPVSEVITEPVFYCRDSDFIEDAALMLIESHDYVLPVVDNDFLVVGAIGVFEILEGLMEFTAMDKPGTRVSVILEDKPGALRDVVDYLAEREVNILSIITSAAESDDERRVVIRTDESDIGMIAEILQEKGVSFESISEEEGFGV; translated from the coding sequence ATGAACATTTGCAAATGGACAAACAGGACTTATCCACTGTTTAGTGATGACTGTACTGTAGGTGAGATTTTGAGCGACAGAAAGTCGGCTGGGCTCACGTATATAATCTCGGTGGATAGTGACGGGCGACTGGCAGGCGTTGCAAAAGTGGATGATATCAAAGATGTTGATCCTGCAACGCCCGTTTCAGAGGTTATTACAGAACCGGTCTTCTACTGTCGAGACTCTGATTTCATTGAAGATGCCGCACTAATGCTTATCGAGAGTCATGACTATGTTCTTCCTGTAGTTGACAATGATTTTTTGGTGGTGGGAGCTATCGGAGTCTTCGAGATTCTTGAAGGCCTGATGGAGTTCACTGCAATGGACAAGCCAGGAACAAGAGTCTCTGTCATTCTGGAGGACAAGCCAGGAGCGTTGCGAGATGTTGTAGATTACCTTGCCGAAAGAGAGGTAAATATCCTTTCGATAATCACGTCAGCGGCAGAATCAGATGATGAAAGACGGGTCGTTATCAGAACAGATGAGTCGGACATAGGAATGATCGCTGAAATACTTCAAGAAAAGGGCGTTTCTTTTGAGAGCATAAGTGAAGAGGAGGGTTTTGGTGTCTGA
- a CDS encoding undecaprenyl-diphosphate phosphatase yields the protein MSDFASYLILGAVQGATEFLPVSSSGHLTIFSSFLNVPLDVESKAAFFAVLHLATFFAVLLFTFKDVWTIFSGLGKPEKRDSSIRYILLLLIATIPAVIAGFLLEDEIKLLFSDVAFASTMLFVTATMLFISDRLKGDRKILDLSIAGALSIGIFQAAAIVPGISRSGFTIFGALLVGMVRRDAVRFSFLLSLPVTLGAGLLELSRVNLPVSTVLLSSILAFLTGVMGLWLLKKLVLKRRLSLFAVYCIIIGTVGLIFRGVM from the coding sequence GTGTCTGATTTTGCAAGTTACCTCATTCTAGGTGCGGTTCAGGGAGCAACTGAATTTCTTCCAGTTTCGTCTTCTGGACATCTGACTATTTTTTCAAGTTTTCTTAATGTTCCGCTCGATGTTGAATCTAAGGCGGCGTTTTTTGCTGTATTGCATCTTGCAACATTCTTTGCCGTTTTGTTGTTCACATTTAAGGATGTATGGACCATATTCTCTGGTTTGGGTAAGCCAGAAAAGAGGGACTCTTCAATCAGGTATATATTGTTGCTTCTGATTGCGACCATTCCGGCAGTTATAGCTGGTTTTCTGCTGGAGGACGAGATAAAGCTACTGTTTTCAGATGTAGCCTTTGCATCTACCATGTTGTTTGTGACCGCGACTATGTTGTTCATATCGGATAGGCTTAAGGGTGATCGCAAGATATTGGATCTCTCTATTGCAGGGGCTCTTTCAATCGGTATCTTTCAGGCGGCGGCTATAGTTCCGGGGATATCCAGGAGTGGTTTCACCATCTTCGGAGCCTTACTTGTCGGTATGGTTAGAAGAGACGCCGTTAGATTCTCGTTCCTCTTGAGCCTCCCGGTTACTCTAGGAGCAGGTCTTCTGGAGCTTTCAAGAGTTAATCTTCCTGTCAGTACGGTTCTATTGTCTTCCATTCTTGCTTTCCTGACCGGAGTAATGGGACTGTGGCTTCTCAAGAAACTTGTTCTGAAGCGACGTCTGAGTTTGTTTGCCGTTTACTGTATAATTATAGGGACAGTAGGTTTGATTTTTCGAGGAGTGATGTAA
- a CDS encoding MBL fold metallo-hydrolase, with amino-acid sequence MDLNLLFPGSLVYVPGMLDSPTSSCVLLVEDEKKILVDPGGFPSLEILEDRLTSLGLSPDGITDIFLTHFHLDHAFNSMFFPNAKVHLHESYSSRDYGSFGPIVGAMYQKIVLSWNRVEPFRNGDMLLDSVEVLESPFHSRDHVSFFLETSNCGNVFICGDICTRQIQYHEMRKGMRTDEAAAFVMKYFDMADTVIFSHDLPIFKR; translated from the coding sequence TTGGACTTGAATCTCCTCTTTCCCGGCAGTTTGGTATATGTGCCGGGAATGCTGGATTCTCCAACGAGTAGCTGTGTTCTTCTTGTGGAAGATGAAAAAAAGATTCTCGTCGATCCGGGCGGTTTCCCTTCTCTAGAGATTCTTGAAGATAGACTGACTTCTCTGGGTCTTTCCCCAGATGGAATTACCGACATATTTCTGACTCACTTTCATCTAGACCACGCCTTCAACAGCATGTTTTTCCCGAACGCAAAAGTTCATCTGCATGAGAGTTACAGTAGCAGAGACTACGGTTCGTTTGGTCCAATAGTTGGAGCCATGTACCAGAAGATAGTTCTCTCCTGGAATAGAGTCGAGCCGTTCAGGAATGGAGACATGCTTCTAGATTCAGTAGAAGTTCTGGAGTCTCCTTTTCACTCGAGAGATCATGTTTCTTTTTTTCTTGAAACAAGTAATTGTGGCAATGTCTTTATTTGTGGAGATATATGCACAAGGCAAATACAGTATCACGAAATGCGAAAAGGTATGCGGACAGACGAGGCCGCTGCTTTCGTAATGAAGTACTTCGACATGGCAGATACTGTGATCTTTTCTCATGACCTGCCGATATTCAAGAGGTGA
- a CDS encoding glycogen synthase has protein sequence MRVLFVSYEVYPLAKVGGLADVAGSLPKYLKELGVDVDILMPLHGSIDRSVLSKTGRVQKTRFLRSPRFFDIYKTKLPQSEVSVFLLRNEDLMDSKEVYGSSDLALQAMSFSDAATSFAIEQGYDIVHLNDWHTGLMAVYLKQAEAGIKTVLSIHNLAYQGVYEDSYFELSGIKKDYQKDISVQEGLNFLKAGIEFSDKLSTVSPTYAKEIQTPEYGAGLEAILSRRNNDLVGILNGIDYSEYDPENDKRLWANFGLDNLKNKKRNKCNLQKLVGLPRNNTAVIGLISRLVDQKGLDLIEEIKDDLMKLPVQLIVLGTGERKYELMFKELEEAYPDRVAAKLTFDLDLAQKIYGGADMFLMPSRYEPCGLGQMFAMRYGTIPVVRFTGGLADTVKEFDGLNSGNGFGFSDYKASRLLEAIERAIEVYSRPDCWRKVVYNAMSEDFSWNASAKNYISLYSEMLEVKGNA, from the coding sequence ATGAGAGTGCTGTTTGTTTCTTACGAAGTGTATCCATTAGCAAAAGTAGGAGGTCTTGCTGATGTAGCTGGATCCCTTCCGAAGTACTTGAAAGAGCTGGGAGTGGATGTTGATATATTAATGCCTCTTCATGGATCGATAGATAGAAGCGTTTTATCAAAGACGGGAAGGGTCCAGAAGACAAGATTCTTAAGAAGCCCTCGCTTCTTTGATATCTATAAGACTAAATTGCCTCAAAGTGAAGTGAGTGTCTTTCTGCTGAGAAATGAAGATCTTATGGACTCCAAGGAGGTCTATGGCTCATCCGATTTAGCTCTTCAAGCAATGAGCTTTTCCGATGCAGCCACGTCCTTTGCGATTGAGCAAGGTTATGATATCGTTCATCTCAACGACTGGCATACCGGTCTCATGGCAGTCTATCTTAAGCAAGCCGAAGCCGGAATTAAAACAGTCCTCTCAATTCATAACTTAGCTTATCAAGGTGTCTATGAAGACAGTTATTTTGAACTCTCGGGGATTAAGAAAGATTATCAAAAAGATATTTCGGTGCAAGAAGGCCTCAATTTCCTTAAGGCGGGCATTGAATTCTCCGATAAGCTTAGTACGGTCTCCCCTACCTACGCAAAAGAAATCCAGACTCCTGAGTACGGTGCGGGGCTGGAGGCAATCCTTTCCAGAAGGAACAATGATCTGGTTGGAATATTAAATGGAATCGATTATTCCGAATACGATCCCGAAAACGACAAGCGTTTGTGGGCTAACTTCGGTCTTGATAATCTTAAGAACAAGAAGAGAAACAAATGCAATCTGCAGAAATTGGTAGGTCTTCCCAGAAACAATACGGCAGTTATTGGATTGATCTCAAGACTTGTTGATCAGAAAGGGCTCGACCTAATAGAGGAGATTAAGGATGATCTGATGAAGCTTCCCGTCCAACTAATAGTTCTGGGGACTGGTGAGAGGAAATACGAACTCATGTTTAAGGAGCTTGAAGAAGCTTATCCAGATAGGGTAGCTGCAAAGCTAACCTTCGATTTGGATCTTGCCCAGAAGATTTACGGGGGCGCAGATATGTTCTTGATGCCTTCCAGATATGAACCTTGCGGCTTGGGTCAGATGTTTGCCATGCGGTATGGGACGATCCCTGTAGTTAGATTCACCGGTGGATTGGCAGATACAGTGAAGGAATTTGACGGTTTGAATTCCGGAAATGGTTTTGGTTTTTCTGATTACAAAGCTAGTAGACTTCTTGAAGCAATTGAAAGAGCTATCGAAGTATACAGTCGGCCGGACTGCTGGAGGAAAGTAGTGTACAATGCCATGAGTGAGGACTTTTCTTGGAACGCTTCGGCGAAGAATTACATATCTCTATACAGCGAGATGCTGGAGGTCAAAGGTAATGCCTGA
- the galT gene encoding galactose-1-phosphate uridylyltransferase: MPELRKDPIIKRWVIIATERARRPHDFINAREKAESAFCPFDYGNEHTTPPEVMAFRPADTTKDSPGWWVRVVQNKFPALDSSTEPDRFGHGMYDVIKGFGTHEVIIETPDHNASMATLSYEQVREVIWAYKERHQVLEKDNRIKYVLIFKNHGREAGASLMHSHSQLIATPIVPKRVAEEIAGAADYYRFRERCVYCDMVNQEGLEGTRVVEENNDFVAFEPFAARFPFETWIVPKVHKDNFGEISASQIDSFSVILKNMLLRIHKALDNPPYNFMLHTGIKGMEQSAHYHWHLEIVPRLTRVAGFEWGSGFYINPMPPEHAAMYLREVRIEEE, from the coding sequence ATGCCTGAATTAAGAAAGGATCCGATAATAAAGAGATGGGTAATAATAGCTACTGAAAGAGCTAGAAGGCCTCATGATTTCATAAATGCCAGAGAGAAAGCGGAATCGGCTTTCTGTCCGTTTGATTACGGAAATGAGCACACCACTCCACCTGAAGTCATGGCTTTCAGACCTGCGGATACTACGAAAGACAGCCCGGGATGGTGGGTTAGGGTAGTTCAGAACAAGTTTCCAGCTCTTGATTCAAGTACAGAACCGGATCGCTTTGGCCATGGAATGTACGATGTTATAAAGGGTTTTGGAACGCATGAAGTGATTATCGAGACACCTGATCATAACGCATCTATGGCTACTCTATCGTATGAGCAGGTTAGGGAAGTGATCTGGGCATACAAAGAACGTCATCAGGTGCTTGAAAAGGATAATAGGATCAAATACGTGTTGATATTCAAGAACCATGGAAGAGAAGCTGGGGCATCCCTGATGCACTCCCACAGTCAGTTGATAGCTACTCCAATTGTGCCTAAGAGAGTTGCTGAAGAGATCGCTGGTGCTGCAGACTACTACCGTTTCAGAGAAAGATGCGTTTACTGCGATATGGTTAACCAGGAAGGACTGGAAGGGACGAGAGTGGTTGAGGAGAATAATGATTTTGTTGCTTTCGAACCATTTGCTGCAAGGTTTCCTTTTGAGACCTGGATCGTTCCGAAGGTTCATAAAGACAATTTCGGAGAGATCTCTGCTTCTCAGATCGATAGTTTTTCTGTGATACTTAAGAATATGTTGCTGAGGATTCACAAGGCTCTCGATAATCCGCCCTACAATTTCATGTTGCATACGGGAATCAAGGGTATGGAGCAATCCGCTCACTATCACTGGCATCTGGAGATAGTTCCAAGACTCACAAGGGTCGCTGGTTTTGAGTGGGGTTCAGGCTTCTACATAAACCCTATGCCTCCCGAGCATGCTGCGATGTATCTTCGAGAGGTCAGGATTGAGGAGGAGTAG